The genomic segment CCGGATGCCCCTGGATGTCATCGCCCATTGCAGCCATCCCAACAACAGGTCCGCAGCCATGGCCAGCAAGGACAGCGCCAAGGCCCCGACGATCAGTTGCTGCGGGTGGGACTGGCTGATGCCCCGGGCGATGAAAGTGCCCAGGCCGCCGGCGCCGATATAGGTGGCAATGGCGGTGACGCCGATATTCATCACCACGGCCGTGCGCACGCCGGCCATGATGACCGGAAGCGCGAGCGGGATTTCAACCTGGCGCAGCCGCTGCCAACTGCTCATGCCCATGCCCTGCGAGGCCTCGCGCAACCCCGGGTCTATGTTGGCAATCGCCGTATAGGTGTTGCGGATGATGGGCAACTGCGAATAAAGAATCACGGCAATCACCGCCGGCACATAACCGATGCCGTGGCCCATCGGCGACAACAACGGCATCATCAAACCAAAGAGCGCGATCGATGGCACGGTGACCATCATCGATGCCAGGCGCAGAACCATGTCGGCCAAGCCTTTGGAGCGGGTGATCGCGATGCCGATCGGAACTGCCGTGGCGATGGCGATGCCGATTGCCACGGCGACGATGGCGACATGCTCGATGGTGCGGGTGCCGATGAGGCGGGCGTTGTCGGCG from the Verminephrobacter eiseniae EF01-2 genome contains:
- a CDS encoding ABC transporter permease; the encoded protein is MEILQFIADNARLIGTRTIEHVAIVAVAIGIAIATAVPIGIAITRSKGLADMVLRLASMMVTVPSIALFGLMMPLLSPMGHGIGYVPAVIAVILYSQLPIIRNTYTAIANIDPGLREASQGMGMSSWQRLRQVEIPLALPVIMAGVRTAVVMNIGVTAIATYIGAGGLGTFIARGISQSHPQQLIVGALALSLLAMAADLLLGWLQWAMTSRGIRTEAAR